CGCGAGATCGCCGCGACCGCATCGCGCGTCACCGACGGCGGCATCATCGGTGGTCCGCCCCGCGTGAAAGGCACGACGCGCCTCTACCTATCGGGGCCCGGCGCCGACGACGTCGCCCGGTTGTTCGCAGGGTCGGCGCTCGACGCGATCGTCATCGAAGGAGACGTCGGCGCGGCATCCGCGCTCAAGATGTGTTACGCGGGGTGGACCAAGGGCACCAGCGCGCTGCTGGTCGCCGTCCGCGCGGTGGCCGCGGTCGAGCACGTCGACCCCGCGCTCCTGGAGGAATGGGCAATCTCCCAACCCGATCTCCCCGGGCGGTCCGAGGGTGCGGCACGGGGCACGGCCGCCAAGGCGTGGCGCTTCGTCGGCGAGATGCACGAGATCGCGGACACGTTCGCGTCCGCCGGGCTGCCCGACGGCTTCCACCGGGCCGCGGCCGACGTCTACGCGCGCATGGCCCAGTTCCACGACGCCGAGACCGTCCCGACGCTGGAGGAGGTCGTGGCGGCCGTCGTCCGAGCGCAGCCGTAAATCGACGGGGGCCCTGACCCGTCTCGGCTAGCGTCATCGTCCCCCGTGGACGCACATCCCGACCTCGCCGCGGAGCAGCGGCACCTCGACCACGCGTACGCCTGCCTGGCGGCCATGCGCGAGCACGCGGCGCGCACGCTCGCGGTCGGCGAGACCGCGGCCCGGGTGGAGCAGACGCCCGACGCGATGATCGTCCAGTGGCACCTCGAGCGACGCTTGGCCACGCTCGCCGACACGCCAGCGGCGTTGTGCTTCGGCCGGCTCGATGAGGAGGTCGGCGACCACTTCTACATCGGGCGCCGCCATGTCGAGGGCCCCACCGGCGAGCCCGTCGTCGTCGATTGGCGCGCCCGCGTCTCGAGCCCCTTCTACCGCGCCACCTACGCCGACGCCATGGGCCTGGCCCGCCGGCGGCGCTTCAGCGTCGACGGTCACGTGCTCGTCGACATCTTCGACGAGCATTTCGACGATCCCGACGCGACCGGTGGCGGCGGGCTGCCCGACCCCCTCCTCGCCGAGCTGGAGCGGGCGCGCACGGGACAGATGCGCGACATCGTGGCCACCATCCAGGCCGAGCAGGACATGGTGATCCGCGCGCCGCTGGAGGACCTGGTCATCGTGCAGGGCGGCCCGGGGACGGGTAAGACGGCCGTCGGCCTGCACCGCGCCGCCTTCCTGCTCTACGAGCACCGCGAGCTGCTCGAGCGGCAGCGGCTGCTCGTGATCGGTCCCAACCAGATCTTCCTCCGCTACATCGCGCAGGTCCTGCCTTCTCTCGGCGAGACCGCGGTCGTTCAGGCCACGATCGAGAGCCTGATGGCCGGTCGCTATCCCGTGCGCGCCGTCGACGACCCCGAGGTGGCCGAGCTCAAGGGCGATGCGCGCATGAGCGAGGTGCTGCGCCGCGCAGTGCGCGACCGGATCGCCGCGCCGCCCGACGACGTGGTCGTCGCCACCGACTTCGGCTCGGTGCGGCTCCCCGCGCCGCAGATCGCCGCGCTCGTCGACATCGCGCTCGGGCGCGACCTGCCGTCCAACGACCGCCGCGAGCTGTTCCGCGAGCGGCTCGTGCGTCTCGCCCGGCAGCGCTACGAGGCTCGGCCGGGTGCCGACCTGAGCGTCGAGCCCGCCTTCGTCGCCAGCCTGCGCGCGGGCCGCGACTTCAAGGCCCTGCTCGACCGTACGTGGCCATCGTTGCGCGCGCCCGCGCTGGTGCGCAGCGTGCTCGGCAACAGGCACACGCTGTCGCGCGCGGCCGACGGCGTGCTCGAGCCGGCCGAGCAGGCGCTCCTGCTGCGTCGCAACACCGCGCGTGCCGCCGACGAACGCTGGACACGCGCCGACCTGGCCCTGCTCGACGAAGCCGAAGCCCTTACCACCGGCACGCCCGTGACCTACGGCCACGTGGTCGTCGACGAGGCGCAGGACCTCACGTCGATGGAGCTGCGACTGCTCGCCCGCCGCACGCCCGAGCGCTCGATGACCGTTCTCGGCGACCTGGCCCAGGCCACCGCGGTCGGCGCCCAGAGCAACTGGGACGACGTGCTGCACCATCTCGTCGCGCAGGAGGCGCGCCAGACAGTCGTCGCGCCGGAGGCGGAGCGGCGCTCGCGAGCGCGGATCGAGGAGCTGGGGGTGGGCTATCGCGTGCCCGCCGCCATCCTCGACTTCGCCAACCGGCTGCTGCCGGTCGCCGCACCGCATCTGCGCCCGTCACGTTCGGTACGCACGGCCGGCGACCCTCCGCTCGTGCTCTCCGTCGCGACCGACGGGCTGGCGCACGCGGTCGCCACCGAGGTCGGGGCGTTGGCCCAACGCTGGACGACCGTCGGCGTGATCGCACCCATGTCGGGGCTCGACTCCATCGCGGCCGCGCTGCGAGCGGCCGCGATCGACTTCACCGACGCCCGCCGGCAGACGCTCAGCGATTCGGTCACCCTGCTCCCTCCCGCATCCGCCAAGGGGCTCGAGTTCGACGCGGTGGTCGTCGTGGAGCCGGCGCGCATCGTCGCCGAGGAGCCGAGCGGGGTGCGCGTGCTCTACGTGGCGCTGACGCGGGCGGTGCAGCACCTCGGCATCCTCCACGCCGAGCCGCTGCCCGAGCTCATCAGAGGAGGCTCCGGATGAGTCCGTCGAGGATGTCGGCCTCGCTCACCAGGCACTCGTCGTGCTGGAAATAGCGCATGATGGCGACCAGGATGGCCGCCCCGCCCACGATCACGTCGGCGCGGGCCTCCTCGAGCCCGGGGTTGTGCACCCGCACCGCGCGTGGCTCGGTGGCGAGGGTGCGGAACACCTCCTCCGCCGCCCGGCGGGTGAGCACGAAGTGATGGATGCGGTCGCGGTCGTACTCGCGTAGCCCGAGCTCGATGGCGGCCACGGTCGTCACCGTGCCGGCCAGGCCCACAAGCGTGGGCGCCTCCGTGGCGGCCGGCAGCTCGCGTGCGACGTCGTCGAGATGGTCGTGCACCACCGACAGGGCCTGGCTGAGCTCCTCGGGCGCGGGCGGGTCGTGGTGCAGGAACTTCTCGGTCACGCGCACGCAGCCGACGTCGACGGAGACGACTCCGTCGGGCGGGCCGTCTGCGCCGGCACCGACCGCGAACTCGGTCGAGCCACCGCCGATGTCGACGACGAGGAACGGGCCGCGCGCGGGGTCGAGCTCGGCCGTCGCGCCCGCGAACGAGAGCCGTCCCTCCTCGTCGCCGCTGAGCAGCTCGGGCTCGGCCCCCACGATCTCGGTGGCGGGTTCGAAGAAGATCCGGCGGTTGGTCGCGTCGCGCGCAGCCGACGTCGCGGTCATACGAACCCGCTCGACTCCGTGACGGTCGAGCGTGGCGCGATACTCGCGCAACACGGCGAGCGTGAGCTCGACGGCCTCGGGGGCGAGCTCGCCGGTGGCGTCGACGCCCCGGCCGAGGCGGGTGATGCGCATGTGGCGCTCGATGGTGGTCGTGCCGCCCGCTGCGCCTGCTCCGCCGGCCTCGGCCACCAGCAGGCGCGTCGAGTTCGTGCCGCAGTCGATGGCGCCGAGAAGCCGGCTCATGACTCCAGGCGCTCGGCCACCCACCGGCCCACGGGGTCGTCGCCGCCGGCGAGGTGCCAGGCGTAGTGCGCGTGCAGGCACTTCACCCCGCGCCGGGTGCCGCCCACCCCGCCGTACGGTCGCGGTCCCGCATGGTCGGGCGGGATCGCGGCATCACGCTCCGCGGCGTAGCGAGCGTGAGCCCGGGCAAGGGTGTCGGGCGCGACCGCGGCCTCGGCCGCCTTCACGCCGCCCGCGGCCTCGAGCCGGGCGACCGCCTCGCACGTGACGGCGTCGACCAACCAGTAGCGCGTCGGCATCGGCGTGCCGTCCGCGAGGAACGGGGCGTTGCGGATCACCCGCGGTACCCCGGTCTCGTCGCGCACGACGACGTCGAAGTCACCCATCGGCGCGCGGCCCAACCGCTCGGACACGAGCGCCCGGTCGTCCACGTCAGCCCCGGGCGCGGCGGCGACGGCGGCGACGGCGCACCAACCACATGGTCACGAACAGCAGCGCCACGACGGGCGCGACGCGCTTGGCCACGGGTACGCCGGCCGCGCCCATGAGATCGACGGGCGGGGAAGGCGCGGACTCGATGCGACGGACCTGCTCCCCGTCGCCGTTGGCGGGCACCGACGCCGCCGGCACCGCGGCGGGCGCCGGCGCGGGCACGGCCTCCTCGCCGGCGAGCACGTCGGCCTCGAGGCACTCGACGAACTGCGTCACCAACTTGGCGCTCACGTCGGCGAGCACGCCCCGCCCGAACTGTGCCACCTTGCCGGTGACGGTGAGGTCGGTGCTGATCGCGACGGCCGTGGCGTCGCCATCGGCGGCCAGCCTGGCCGTGATCAGCGCGCTCGCGTTGCCCTGACCGCGGGTCTCCCGGCCCTCGGCCC
The sequence above is drawn from the Actinomycetota bacterium genome and encodes:
- a CDS encoding NAD(P)-dependent oxidoreductase, encoding MTRVGLLHPGEMGAAVGAALRAGGADVLWASSGRSDATRSRADAAGLADVATLAQLVERSETIVSVCPPHAAIDLARAVAACGFEGTYVDVNAVAPATAREIAATASRVTDGGIIGGPPRVKGTTRLYLSGPGADDVARLFAGSALDAIVIEGDVGAASALKMCYAGWTKGTSALLVAVRAVAAVEHVDPALLEEWAISQPDLPGRSEGAARGTAAKAWRFVGEMHEIADTFASAGLPDGFHRAAADVYARMAQFHDAETVPTLEEVVAAVVRAQP
- a CDS encoding AAA family ATPase, with the protein product MDAHPDLAAEQRHLDHAYACLAAMREHAARTLAVGETAARVEQTPDAMIVQWHLERRLATLADTPAALCFGRLDEEVGDHFYIGRRHVEGPTGEPVVVDWRARVSSPFYRATYADAMGLARRRRFSVDGHVLVDIFDEHFDDPDATGGGGLPDPLLAELERARTGQMRDIVATIQAEQDMVIRAPLEDLVIVQGGPGTGKTAVGLHRAAFLLYEHRELLERQRLLVIGPNQIFLRYIAQVLPSLGETAVVQATIESLMAGRYPVRAVDDPEVAELKGDARMSEVLRRAVRDRIAAPPDDVVVATDFGSVRLPAPQIAALVDIALGRDLPSNDRRELFRERLVRLARQRYEARPGADLSVEPAFVASLRAGRDFKALLDRTWPSLRAPALVRSVLGNRHTLSRAADGVLEPAEQALLLRRNTARAADERWTRADLALLDEAEALTTGTPVTYGHVVVDEAQDLTSMELRLLARRTPERSMTVLGDLAQATAVGAQSNWDDVLHHLVAQEARQTVVAPEAERRSRARIEELGVGYRVPAAILDFANRLLPVAAPHLRPSRSVRTAGDPPLVLSVATDGLAHAVATEVGALAQRWTTVGVIAPMSGLDSIAAALRAAAIDFTDARRQTLSDSVTLLPPASAKGLEFDAVVVVEPARIVAEEPSGVRVLYVALTRAVQHLGILHAEPLPELIRGGSG
- a CDS encoding Ppx/GppA family phosphatase, yielding MSRLLGAIDCGTNSTRLLVAEAGGAGAAGGTTTIERHMRITRLGRGVDATGELAPEAVELTLAVLREYRATLDRHGVERVRMTATSAARDATNRRIFFEPATEIVGAEPELLSGDEEGRLSFAGATAELDPARGPFLVVDIGGGSTEFAVGAGADGPPDGVVSVDVGCVRVTEKFLHHDPPAPEELSQALSVVHDHLDDVARELPAATEAPTLVGLAGTVTTVAAIELGLREYDRDRIHHFVLTRRAAEEVFRTLATEPRAVRVHNPGLEEARADVIVGGAAILVAIMRYFQHDECLVSEADILDGLIRSLL
- a CDS encoding DUF501 domain-containing protein, which encodes MDDRALVSERLGRAPMGDFDVVVRDETGVPRVIRNAPFLADGTPMPTRYWLVDAVTCEAVARLEAAGGVKAAEAAVAPDTLARAHARYAAERDAAIPPDHAGPRPYGGVGGTRRGVKCLHAHYAWHLAGGDDPVGRWVAERLES
- a CDS encoding carbon monoxide dehydrogenase produces the protein MQLENEFRVEASVDRVWQVLTDLERIAPCMPGAQLQEVEGDEHRGIVKVKVGPITAQYKGVARIVDRDREGGRLVLRAEGRETRGQGNASALITARLAADGDATAVAISTDLTVTGKVAQFGRGVLADVSAKLVTQFVECLEADVLAGEEAVPAPAPAAVPAASVPANGDGEQVRRIESAPSPPVDLMGAAGVPVAKRVAPVVALLFVTMWLVRRRRRRRRARG